GACGACAACAAACTGTTCGGCATGGAGGTGATTGGACGCGGCAACGCGGCCGCCCACAGGCGTCGCAACTCAGTCGCGAAGCAAGCCCGGCACGCGTGTCACGTGGTGGACCTCGGCCAGCAAAAGGAGCGTGTCAATACCGGGCGCACGTCTGTGCTGTTCGCCAGCCTGATCGCCCAGTTCCTCAGTCCTGGATCGAAGCCGAAGGCCACGCTGGGCACCCAGTGCCAACGGGCCCTGGCCATTGCCTACGATTGGACGAAGACGTCCAGTGGGCCTGGCGGCCAGCCGTCGCATGCGAATCTGCTCGTCGACATCGGGTCGATGGGTTTGCAGCCGACGGGTCCCCAGTCGCCGCCGCAGCCAGCCGGCACCGGAGCATTGCGCGCTCCACGGTACGACGAGCTGTGGCGGGAGTGGATCGACTCCTCGAGGAATATTGGGACCATTGGAAACACGCTGCAACTCTGGCGGGCGGAGGGCTTCGAAGACGTCCGGGGCGACTGCATCTTCGCGTCGAACGTGCCGCACGTGGAGCGTTCCGCGGAACTCAGGCGGCATGTGCTGGTGCCGCCGGATTGGCTCACACCCGCATGGAGGACCAGGGCGGAGGCGACCAGGACGTTGGTGAAGGTCGAGCGACGCGCGCCCGGTCAGGAGGATTAGCTCTTCCGGCGCGGTCCACGTCGGTCGAGTAGAATGGCAATCCGATGAAGACACATATCCCGGTTGCTGCCGCCCTGTTCGTCCTGATCGTGGCCCCGCTGTCCGCCCAGTTGCCGGGCGACCGACCCGCGCCGAACCCTCACGCGACCCGGTCGGTCGTGATGGCGCGCCGCGGCCTGATTGCGACCAGCCAGCCCCTCGCGTCGGCGGCCGGCCTCCAGGTCCTGCGCGAAGGCGGCAACGCCATCGATGCGGCGGTCACGGCTGCGGCCGTCCTCTCGGTCGTCGAGCCGACCATGAATGGCATCGGCGGCGACCTGTTCGCGATTGTCTACGATGCTCGAACCAAGCGCCTCACGGGCCTCAACGCCAGCGGGCGCGCGGGGCGGAACGCGACGCCCGAGGAATTTGCGCGACGCGGTCTGACGGCGGTGCCGGAACGCGGCGTCCTGGCCGTCACCGTGCCCGGCGTCATCGACGGGTGGAGCGAACTGCTCGTGCGCCACGGGACGGTTTCATTGGCGCGCGCGCTCGCTCCGGCGGTCGAGTACGCCCGCGACGGATTCCCGGTATCGGAGATCATCGCCCACCAGTGGCGGCAGACAGCGAAGGATCTCCGGGGCGACCCGGCGGCCGCGCGCACGTTCCTGCTCGATGGGCACGCACCCGCGGTCGGACAGATCTTCCGAAACCCGAACCTGGCAAAGACGCTCGAGCAGATTGCGGCGGGAGGTCGAGACGCCTTCTACCGCGGCTCCGTGGCGGCGGCCATCGTGGCCGATATCAAGCAACGTCAGGGTCTGCTCGATGAGCGCGACTTCGCCGAGCATCGCTCGGACTGGGTCGAACCGATCAGCACGACGTACCGCGGTCACGAGGTGTTCGAACTGCCGCTCAACACACAGGGTTTCGTGACGCTCGAGATGCTCAATATCCTGGAGGGCTACAACCTGGCCGGGCTCGGCCACAATTCCGCCGAGTATCT
This is a stretch of genomic DNA from Vicinamibacterales bacterium. It encodes these proteins:
- the ggt gene encoding gamma-glutamyltransferase, with the translated sequence MKTHIPVAAALFVLIVAPLSAQLPGDRPAPNPHATRSVVMARRGLIATSQPLASAAGLQVLREGGNAIDAAVTAAAVLSVVEPTMNGIGGDLFAIVYDARTKRLTGLNASGRAGRNATPEEFARRGLTAVPERGVLAVTVPGVIDGWSELLVRHGTVSLARALAPAVEYARDGFPVSEIIAHQWRQTAKDLRGDPAAARTFLLDGHAPAVGQIFRNPNLAKTLEQIAAGGRDAFYRGSVAAAIVADIKQRQGLLDERDFAEHRSDWVEPISTTYRGHEVFELPLNTQGFVTLEMLNILEGYNLAGLGHNSAEYLHLLVEANRIAFADRNAYLADAGAVPPAVQTMLISKVYAAERRKEIARDRAAGAYPAGRLPGASAPPAGTFEITATGDTIYLTAADGQGNVISLIQSLYDAFGAAVVAGDTGIALQNRGTLFTLAAGHPNQIAPRKRPFHTLVPAMVMKDGRPWLSFGVMGGDMQPQGHVQVLLNLIDFGMNVQEAGEAARYRLATAGVALESAIGVEARNGLTSRGHTLIAGFNMWGGFQGILIDPRSGVLMGGSDPRKDGLAIGF